A section of the Cryobacterium soli genome encodes:
- a CDS encoding MurR/RpiR family transcriptional regulator — MTMNIGQRIDGRYGELSPQEQRAADFILDHMSDLAVYNASELARLSGVSKATVSRLFRRLGFQDSAEVREHARALRSLGAPLGGPGASAGTPSRLAAHAEAEHDNLRRLLLTLEDGRLDAAARLVHSAQNVVIVGLRNSYPLALHLRQQLVQARDHVRLAPLPGQSLGEELAGLGPRDVVVLMGFRRRVAGFGDIVAAIRRRDVPLVLIADSSARKYSDQATHWLECPVDSVSAFDSYATAMSLVNLLATGAMGAQVRESRTRIAAITSVYEDLDELEAPW, encoded by the coding sequence ATGACCATGAACATCGGGCAGCGCATCGACGGCCGGTACGGCGAGCTGTCCCCGCAGGAACAGCGCGCCGCGGACTTCATCCTCGACCACATGAGCGATCTCGCCGTGTACAACGCGTCGGAGCTGGCCCGCCTCAGCGGGGTGTCCAAGGCCACGGTCTCGCGGCTGTTCCGCCGTCTCGGTTTCCAGGACTCGGCCGAGGTGCGCGAGCACGCCAGGGCCCTCCGCAGTCTGGGGGCCCCGCTCGGCGGTCCAGGGGCATCCGCCGGTACGCCCTCGCGGCTGGCGGCGCACGCCGAGGCCGAACACGACAACCTGCGGCGCCTGCTGCTGACCCTGGAGGACGGCCGGTTGGACGCCGCCGCCCGGCTGGTGCACTCGGCCCAGAACGTGGTGATCGTGGGGCTGCGCAACAGCTACCCGCTGGCCCTGCACCTGCGCCAGCAGCTCGTGCAGGCCCGCGACCACGTGCGGCTGGCGCCCCTGCCCGGGCAGTCGCTCGGCGAGGAACTCGCGGGGCTCGGGCCGCGCGACGTGGTGGTGTTGATGGGCTTTCGCCGGCGGGTGGCCGGATTCGGCGACATTGTGGCCGCGATCCGCCGCCGCGACGTGCCGCTGGTGCTGATCGCGGACTCCTCGGCGCGCAAGTACTCCGACCAGGCCACGCACTGGCTCGAATGCCCGGTCGACTCGGTCTCCGCGTTCGACAGCTACGCCACCGCGATGAGCCTGGTGAACCTGCTCGCCACCGGAGCGATGGGCGCGCAGGTGCGCGAGAGCCGCACCCGGATCGCGGCGATCACCAGCGTCTACGAGGACCTCGACGAACTCGAAGCGCCGTGGTGA
- a CDS encoding SOS response-associated peptidase encodes MNEDVDDLIRDFVAAGGRAGDWRPSYSIAPTDPAPIVREWQPEGADAPTREVTLATWDWPQPAGQPRRGPIINARLEKLDQRFWVGAFSNARCIVPMLGYYEWTGEKGAKQPHFIHGDGLLAAAGVSWASQDADGQWSRVFAVVTREARDASGEVHDRMPAFLEPDTWSTWLNPQSITTADRTESAAKRQAMIDLLDRTSTAVAATMHTRLVDRRVNSVRAIDPQDATLIEALPG; translated from the coding sequence ATGAACGAAGACGTTGACGATCTCATCCGGGACTTCGTGGCCGCCGGCGGGCGCGCCGGCGACTGGCGGCCCAGCTACAGCATCGCCCCGACCGACCCGGCGCCCATCGTGCGCGAGTGGCAGCCCGAGGGAGCGGATGCACCCACCAGGGAGGTCACCCTCGCGACCTGGGATTGGCCCCAGCCGGCCGGCCAGCCCCGCCGAGGCCCGATCATCAACGCCCGGCTGGAGAAGCTCGACCAGCGATTCTGGGTGGGCGCGTTCTCCAACGCGCGGTGCATCGTGCCCATGCTCGGCTACTACGAGTGGACCGGGGAGAAAGGCGCGAAGCAGCCGCACTTCATCCACGGCGACGGCCTGCTGGCCGCGGCGGGCGTGAGCTGGGCGTCCCAGGACGCCGACGGGCAATGGTCCCGGGTCTTCGCCGTCGTGACCCGCGAGGCCCGGGATGCCTCGGGCGAGGTGCACGACCGGATGCCGGCCTTCCTGGAGCCCGACACCTGGTCGACCTGGTTGAACCCGCAGTCGATCACCACCGCAGACCGGACTGAATCGGCGGCCAAACGACAGGCCATGATCGACCTGCTCGACCGTACGTCGACCGCCGTGGCCGCCACCATGCACACCCGCCTCGTCGACCGCCGGGTCAACAGTGTGCGGGCCATCGACCCACAGGATGCGACCTTGATCGAGGCCCTCCCCGGATAA
- the uraH gene encoding hydroxyisourate hydrolase, whose protein sequence is MSPRSHITTHVLDAVTGRPAVAVGVRLEQQVSDNWHDLASAQTDSDGRIGNLGPEAVSAGRYRITFDTGSYFAARDQATFYPQVTIVFELGDESAHYHVPLLLSPFAYSTYRGS, encoded by the coding sequence ATGAGTCCGCGCAGCCACATCACCACCCACGTGCTCGATGCCGTGACCGGCCGGCCCGCCGTCGCTGTGGGTGTTCGTCTCGAACAGCAGGTCAGCGACAACTGGCATGATCTGGCGTCGGCGCAGACCGACTCCGACGGACGTATCGGCAACCTCGGACCGGAGGCCGTGTCGGCCGGCCGTTACCGCATCACGTTCGACACCGGAAGCTACTTCGCCGCTCGTGACCAGGCCACGTTCTACCCTCAGGTGACCATCGTCTTCGAGCTGGGCGACGAGTCCGCCCACTATCACGTGCCCCTGTTGCTGAGCCCGTTCGCCTACTCCACGTACCGCGGCAGCTGA
- a CDS encoding bleomycin resistance protein, with translation MTSPAATPPPASEVSPDLVPELLVTDLATSLHFWVTLCGFEVLYERPLEGFAYLRSGTAHLMLEQVGAGRNWIPGALERPLGRGINFQIMVPAISVLVDSLAAAEWPLFMAPETKWYDTGETQAGVAQFLVQDPDGYLVRFSSRLSPAS, from the coding sequence ATGACCTCTCCCGCAGCCACTCCGCCGCCGGCGTCGGAGGTCTCTCCCGATCTCGTTCCCGAGTTGCTCGTGACCGACCTGGCCACGAGCCTGCACTTCTGGGTCACGCTTTGCGGCTTCGAGGTGCTCTACGAACGCCCGCTCGAGGGCTTCGCCTACCTGCGCTCGGGTACCGCGCACCTGATGCTCGAGCAGGTCGGAGCGGGACGCAACTGGATCCCCGGCGCGCTGGAGCGGCCCCTCGGCCGCGGCATCAACTTCCAGATCATGGTGCCGGCCATCTCGGTACTGGTCGACAGCCTGGCCGCCGCCGAGTGGCCACTCTTCATGGCGCCGGAAACCAAGTGGTACGACACCGGCGAGACCCAGGCCGGTGTCGCTCAGTTCCTGGTGCAGGATCCGGACGGCTATCTGGTGCGCTTCTCGTCGCGGCTGAGCCCAGCGTCCTGA
- a CDS encoding allantoate amidohydrolase, translating into MSGPGVSAGLNGRARTGAATVLERCDELAGYSSLPDGLIERVYLSPEHTAVNALAAGWMREAGMTSWQDAAGNQCGRLEGATPGLPALLLGSHLDTVPSAGRYDGILGVLTAIAVVERIASSGRSLPFALEVVAFGDEEGTRFGTALLGSRALAGTWLDAWWELTDEAGTTLHDAFGAFGLDPAAIGAAARTSNEVIGYLEAHIEQGPVLEEHDQPLGIVSSIAGARRFQITITGKAGHSGTPWTHRRDALAGASEAIVAIEKLARAADLIATVGHLEVFPDAVNVIAGRVEFSLDLRGRFDADRDRAWQQIESLLEEICATRGLHVAVDQTHAAPAAHCSDRLRGVIAAGIRATDASAENPEPRELLSMAGHDAMAVAQITEIGMLFVRCAGGVSHHPDESVTEADVGRALDAFEAAVLELAAHHDAGQHEAQA; encoded by the coding sequence ATGAGCGGTCCGGGGGTCAGCGCGGGCCTGAACGGGAGAGCGCGCACCGGCGCGGCCACCGTGCTGGAGCGTTGCGACGAGCTAGCCGGGTATTCGAGCCTGCCCGACGGCCTGATCGAGCGGGTCTACCTCTCGCCCGAGCACACCGCGGTGAACGCCCTCGCCGCCGGCTGGATGCGTGAGGCCGGCATGACCAGCTGGCAGGACGCCGCGGGCAACCAGTGCGGCCGCCTCGAGGGGGCCACACCCGGCCTGCCCGCGCTGCTGCTCGGTTCGCACCTGGACACCGTGCCGTCTGCCGGGCGGTACGACGGCATCCTCGGCGTGCTCACGGCCATCGCCGTGGTGGAACGGATCGCGTCCAGCGGCCGCAGCCTGCCGTTCGCCCTGGAGGTCGTGGCCTTCGGCGATGAGGAGGGCACCCGGTTCGGCACCGCTCTGCTGGGCAGTCGCGCCTTGGCCGGAACCTGGTTGGACGCCTGGTGGGAGCTCACCGACGAGGCCGGCACGACCCTGCACGACGCATTCGGCGCGTTCGGTCTGGACCCGGCCGCCATCGGCGCCGCCGCCCGCACCTCGAACGAGGTCATCGGCTACCTCGAGGCGCATATCGAGCAGGGCCCGGTGCTCGAGGAGCACGACCAGCCGCTCGGCATCGTCTCCTCGATCGCCGGCGCCCGACGCTTCCAGATCACCATCACCGGCAAGGCCGGTCACTCGGGCACACCGTGGACGCACCGCCGGGACGCCCTCGCGGGGGCCAGCGAGGCCATCGTGGCCATCGAGAAGCTGGCCCGCGCCGCGGACCTGATCGCCACGGTGGGCCACCTCGAGGTGTTCCCCGACGCCGTCAACGTGATCGCCGGCCGGGTCGAGTTCAGTCTCGACCTGCGCGGCCGGTTCGACGCCGACCGCGACCGGGCCTGGCAGCAGATCGAGTCCCTGCTGGAGGAGATCTGCGCGACCCGCGGCCTGCACGTGGCGGTCGACCAGACCCATGCGGCGCCCGCCGCGCACTGCAGCGACCGGCTGCGCGGGGTCATCGCCGCCGGCATCCGGGCCACGGATGCGTCGGCCGAGAACCCCGAACCGCGTGAGCTGTTGTCGATGGCGGGGCACGACGCCATGGCCGTCGCCCAGATCACCGAGATCGGCATGCTGTTCGTGCGCTGTGCCGGGGGAGTGAGCCACCACCCCGACGAGTCGGTCACCGAGGCGGACGTGGGCCGGGCCCTGGACGCCTTCGAGGCGGCCGTGCTCGAGCTGGCGGCGCATCATGATGCCGGACAGCACGAGGCACAGGCATGA
- a CDS encoding pyridoxal-phosphate-dependent aminotransferase family protein, giving the protein MGPGPVNADPRVLRAMSAQLVGQYDPSMTAYMNETMELYRGVFKTANEQTLLIDGTSRAGIEAALVSLISPGDRVLVPIFGRFGHLLREIAERAGAEVHVREIEWGTVFTPAQIEQAIRETKPALLAIVHGDTSTTVAQPLDELGEICARHGVLFYTDVTASLAGNTFEADAWGLDAVTAGLQKCLGGPSGSAPATFSPRAVDVINARKSIEAGIREAGDAVSAHPIRSNYFDLSMIFDYWGPKRLNHHTEATTMLYGARECARLLVDEGVDSAVERHRLHGAAMLAGVQGLGLTIFGDLEHRMNNVVAVHIPDGVTGDTVRGELLNDFGIEIGTSFGPLHGKVWRIGAMGYNARKDTVLTTLAALEQVLRRAGAAVTGGGGVGAAYEVYQDAARAASVAETGPA; this is encoded by the coding sequence ATGGGCCCCGGCCCGGTGAACGCCGACCCGCGGGTGTTGCGCGCTATGTCGGCCCAACTCGTGGGCCAGTACGACCCGTCCATGACGGCGTACATGAACGAGACCATGGAGCTGTACCGGGGCGTCTTCAAGACCGCCAACGAGCAGACCCTGCTCATCGACGGCACCTCAAGGGCCGGCATAGAGGCGGCCCTGGTCTCGCTGATCAGCCCGGGCGACCGCGTGCTGGTCCCCATCTTCGGGCGCTTCGGCCACCTGCTGCGCGAGATCGCCGAACGGGCCGGGGCGGAGGTGCACGTGCGGGAGATCGAGTGGGGTACCGTGTTCACCCCCGCCCAGATCGAGCAGGCCATCCGCGAGACCAAGCCTGCGTTGCTGGCCATCGTGCACGGCGACACGTCCACCACCGTGGCCCAGCCACTCGACGAGCTCGGCGAGATCTGCGCCAGGCACGGCGTGCTGTTCTACACCGACGTCACCGCATCGCTGGCCGGCAACACCTTCGAGGCGGATGCCTGGGGCCTGGACGCCGTGACCGCCGGCCTGCAGAAATGCCTGGGCGGTCCCTCCGGCTCTGCGCCGGCCACCTTCTCCCCACGTGCGGTCGACGTGATCAACGCCCGCAAGAGCATCGAAGCGGGCATCCGCGAGGCCGGTGACGCCGTGAGCGCGCACCCGATCCGCTCCAACTACTTCGACCTGTCGATGATCTTCGACTACTGGGGTCCGAAGCGGCTCAACCACCACACCGAGGCCACCACCATGCTCTACGGCGCCCGCGAATGCGCGCGGCTGCTCGTGGACGAGGGTGTCGACAGTGCCGTGGAGCGGCACCGGCTGCACGGCGCCGCCATGCTCGCGGGGGTGCAGGGCCTGGGCCTGACCATCTTCGGTGACCTGGAGCACCGGATGAACAACGTCGTCGCCGTGCACATCCCTGATGGCGTGACCGGCGACACCGTGCGCGGTGAGCTGCTGAACGACTTCGGTATCGAGATCGGCACGTCGTTCGGTCCGCTGCACGGCAAGGTCTGGCGCATCGGCGCCATGGGCTACAACGCCCGCAAGGACACCGTGCTCACAACCCTGGCCGCCCTCGAGCAGGTGCTGCGCCGCGCCGGTGCTGCCGTGACCGGCGGTGGCGGGGTCGGCGCCGCCTACGAGGTCTACCAGGACGCGGCCCGCGCCGCATCCGTTGCGGAGACCGGGCCAGCATGA
- a CDS encoding nucleotidyltransferase family protein, whose translation MQTDRDRRVAGLLLAAGAGSRYGGPKALAVDPTGASWLVQAARALEAGGCDPVLVVLGAGGAEAEELLRDSAGRFARPDRLVVVHADRWADGLAASLDAGLAALQESDPAVTAVAMVPVDVPDLDAATVARLIGEIDVAGSSGTAAARTSGGSAKPIRAASAGAASTDGATAFAGTSARGCGVTPQTLRQAHFGGRPGHPVVIGRSHWALLRSSLSGDTGARPYLVTHGVLAVPCDDLGTGDDVDTPETA comes from the coding sequence ATGCAGACCGACAGAGACCGCCGGGTGGCGGGATTGCTCCTGGCCGCGGGCGCGGGCTCCCGGTACGGCGGACCGAAGGCCTTGGCGGTCGACCCGACCGGTGCGTCCTGGCTCGTCCAAGCCGCCCGTGCCCTCGAAGCCGGAGGCTGCGATCCGGTGCTGGTGGTTCTCGGCGCGGGCGGAGCCGAGGCAGAAGAGCTCCTGCGCGACTCCGCCGGCCGGTTCGCCAGACCAGACCGACTGGTCGTCGTGCATGCCGACCGCTGGGCCGACGGGCTGGCGGCGTCGCTCGACGCCGGGCTGGCCGCGCTGCAGGAGTCCGACCCGGCGGTCACGGCCGTGGCGATGGTGCCGGTGGATGTTCCCGACCTCGACGCGGCGACGGTTGCACGACTGATCGGCGAGATCGATGTGGCGGGGAGCTCCGGCACGGCGGCCGCGCGCACGAGCGGTGGCTCGGCGAAGCCGATTCGCGCTGCGTCAGCGGGCGCGGCATCCACGGACGGCGCAACCGCGTTCGCGGGCACATCCGCTCGAGGGTGCGGTGTGACGCCGCAGACCCTCAGGCAGGCGCACTTCGGCGGCCGGCCCGGGCATCCGGTGGTCATCGGCCGCAGCCACTGGGCGCTGCTGCGATCGAGTCTGAGCGGCGACACCGGCGCCCGGCCGTACCTCGTGACGCACGGCGTGCTGGCGGTGCCCTGTGACGACCTGGGCACCGGCGACGACGTGGATACGCCGGAAACGGCGTAG
- a CDS encoding AtzH-like domain-containing protein, with protein sequence MSDPRTTVHGTAVAGPAAVTPTTVTGELPDGLLEAFTGYEDALARNDLAALDAYFAPGESTLRGDATGLLVGHDAISGFRGARSGTLARGIRSLHVRVIDPRHAVIVSVNAPDAGGAGLVTQLWVLGDSDSWRVEVAQVAAPPAAVNPTVWRLVGTPLVPAATDTGPLAGEMVAVKDLFDLAGFTVGAGNPAYLREATPATATAPAVAALLGAGASVRGVAQTDEFAYSIAGDNEHYGTPPNVRVPGGLPGGSSSGPAAAVALGQAGIGLATDTAGSIRVPASYQGLWGLRSTHDAVDRTGLLPLAPTFDTVGWLTRTPAVLRAAAAASLDPARQVALAPTAAPTAAPADELTNPPARFAVSTALVFAADDDVQAAFVTGLDRLIRAGLLPEPDLVDVGDLAEALRIFRAIQTAEAWRCNGDWVTAHPGALGAAVANRFEIASRTDPAAEAEARVAMAAARARLDAVLDGRILLLPSASSTAPSRHANAATIDATRTATLTMTSLAGIGGYPALSVPLFEVHGKPVGLCLVGPRYSDLALVGVGAELAAGG encoded by the coding sequence ATGTCTGACCCGCGCACCACCGTTCACGGGACGGCCGTTGCCGGGCCCGCCGCCGTCACGCCCACGACCGTCACCGGTGAGCTGCCCGACGGACTGCTCGAGGCCTTCACCGGCTACGAGGACGCCCTCGCCCGGAACGACCTCGCCGCACTCGACGCCTACTTCGCGCCGGGGGAGAGCACCCTGCGCGGCGACGCCACCGGGCTGCTCGTGGGCCACGACGCGATCAGCGGGTTCCGCGGGGCGCGCAGCGGCACGCTCGCCCGCGGCATCCGCTCGCTGCACGTGCGGGTGATCGATCCGCGGCACGCCGTGATCGTGTCGGTGAACGCCCCGGATGCCGGCGGCGCCGGCCTGGTCACCCAGCTCTGGGTGCTGGGTGACTCGGACTCCTGGCGGGTGGAGGTGGCCCAGGTGGCCGCGCCGCCGGCGGCGGTCAACCCCACCGTGTGGCGTCTGGTGGGCACCCCCTTGGTGCCCGCGGCCACCGACACCGGCCCGCTCGCCGGCGAGATGGTTGCCGTGAAGGACCTCTTCGACCTCGCCGGCTTCACGGTGGGCGCCGGGAACCCGGCGTACCTCCGCGAGGCCACGCCCGCCACGGCCACCGCCCCGGCCGTCGCCGCGCTGCTCGGTGCCGGCGCGAGCGTGCGGGGTGTCGCCCAGACTGACGAATTCGCCTACAGCATCGCCGGCGACAACGAGCACTACGGCACCCCGCCCAACGTGCGGGTGCCCGGCGGACTGCCCGGCGGCTCGTCGAGCGGACCCGCCGCGGCCGTGGCCCTGGGCCAGGCCGGCATCGGGCTGGCCACGGACACCGCAGGCTCCATCCGGGTGCCCGCGTCGTACCAGGGGCTCTGGGGGCTGCGCAGCACCCACGACGCCGTCGACCGCACCGGCCTGCTGCCACTGGCACCGACCTTCGATACCGTCGGCTGGCTCACCCGCACCCCGGCCGTGCTGCGTGCCGCCGCGGCCGCGTCGCTCGATCCCGCCCGGCAGGTCGCCCTCGCACCGACGGCCGCCCCGACCGCAGCGCCGGCGGATGAACTGACGAATCCACCGGCCCGCTTTGCCGTGTCGACGGCGCTGGTCTTCGCCGCCGACGACGACGTACAGGCCGCTTTCGTGACAGGGCTGGACCGCCTCATCCGGGCCGGGCTGCTGCCCGAACCCGACCTCGTCGACGTGGGCGACCTCGCCGAGGCGCTGCGCATCTTCCGGGCGATCCAGACGGCAGAGGCGTGGAGATGCAACGGGGACTGGGTCACCGCGCACCCCGGCGCCCTCGGCGCCGCGGTCGCGAACCGGTTCGAGATCGCGTCCCGCACCGACCCGGCCGCCGAGGCCGAGGCTCGCGTCGCGATGGCCGCCGCCCGCGCCCGGTTGGACGCGGTGCTCGACGGACGCATCCTGCTGCTGCCCTCGGCGTCGTCGACGGCGCCGTCGCGGCACGCCAACGCGGCCACCATCGACGCGACCCGCACGGCGACGCTGACCATGACGAGCCTGGCCGGGATCGGCGGGTATCCGGCGCTGTCCGTGCCACTGTTCGAGGTTCACGGCAAGCCGGTGGGGCTCTGCCTGGTGGGTCCGCGGTACAGCGACCTCGCCCTCGTGGGTGTGGGGGCGGAATTGGCCGCGGGTGGGTAA
- a CDS encoding YoaK family protein, whose amino-acid sequence MASTPVLHRLRSKPDNLHLGLMLALTFSTGVADAVGYLGLDKVFTGNMTGNVVILGMAIAGADDLPVVGPLIALFTFMVGAAIGGRVLRHVKFGWTTEATALFGAVGVIMAALAIILFAVGGKPPAPFDLFVTGFLAAVMGLQAAVARHIAVKDVTTVVVTSTITGFAADSRFGGAKNQPWFRRLAAIVLILAGAGVGALLLMVHIGWGIALTAAITLTVTAIGHAAGRPHHAPAPVA is encoded by the coding sequence GTGGCCTCCACCCCCGTCCTCCACCGCCTGCGCAGCAAGCCCGACAACCTGCACCTGGGCCTGATGCTCGCCCTCACCTTCTCCACGGGCGTGGCGGATGCCGTGGGTTACCTCGGCCTCGACAAGGTGTTCACCGGCAACATGACCGGCAACGTCGTGATCCTGGGCATGGCCATCGCCGGCGCCGACGACCTGCCCGTGGTGGGCCCGCTCATCGCCCTGTTCACCTTCATGGTGGGGGCCGCGATCGGCGGCCGGGTGCTGCGCCATGTGAAGTTCGGTTGGACCACCGAAGCCACCGCGCTGTTCGGCGCTGTCGGCGTGATCATGGCCGCGCTCGCGATCATCCTCTTCGCCGTGGGCGGCAAGCCGCCGGCGCCGTTCGACCTGTTCGTGACCGGCTTCCTGGCCGCCGTGATGGGCCTGCAGGCCGCCGTGGCCCGCCACATCGCGGTGAAGGACGTCACGACCGTGGTCGTCACCTCCACCATCACAGGCTTCGCGGCCGATTCCCGCTTCGGCGGCGCCAAGAACCAGCCCTGGTTCCGACGCCTGGCGGCCATCGTGCTGATCCTGGCCGGCGCCGGCGTGGGCGCCCTGCTGCTCATGGTGCACATCGGCTGGGGCATTGCCCTCACCGCCGCGATCACCCTCACCGTGACCGCCATCGGCCACGCGGCCGGCCGCCCCCACCACGCCCCAGCGCCGGTTGCATAA
- the uraD gene encoding 2-oxo-4-hydroxy-4-carboxy-5-ureidoimidazoline decarboxylase: MTTIPTGDELRDILRACLAVGRWVDEVAAQAPFGSVAGLVETARTAATPLTRAEIDEAMAEHPRIGEKPRGTSRAAGFSRSEQASSDADDADLAAALAEGNRVYEERFDRVFLIRAAGRTRQEILTELHRRVDLDGDTEAAIVGSELRDIALIRLGVLAVQWQDVSVPETDASDSATPSGDPR, from the coding sequence ATGACCACGATCCCCACCGGCGACGAGCTGCGCGACATCCTCCGGGCCTGCCTGGCGGTTGGCCGGTGGGTGGACGAGGTTGCCGCCCAAGCGCCGTTCGGCTCGGTCGCCGGCCTGGTCGAGACGGCGCGGACCGCAGCCACGCCGCTGACCCGGGCGGAGATCGACGAGGCCATGGCGGAGCATCCGCGGATCGGCGAGAAACCGCGGGGCACCTCGCGCGCCGCGGGATTCTCACGCAGCGAGCAGGCGTCGTCTGACGCTGATGACGCGGACCTCGCCGCGGCTCTCGCGGAGGGCAATCGCGTCTACGAGGAACGGTTCGACAGGGTGTTCCTCATCCGTGCCGCCGGGCGGACCCGCCAGGAGATCCTGACCGAACTGCACCGCCGGGTGGACCTGGACGGTGACACCGAGGCCGCCATCGTCGGCTCCGAGCTGCGGGACATCGCTCTCATCCGTTTGGGAGTTCTGGCCGTGCAGTGGCAGGATGTCTCGGTGCCCGAAACCGACGCCTCCGACTCCGCAACGCCATCGGGCGATCCCCGATGA
- a CDS encoding acetamidase/formamidase family protein: MPFDILQPGTGPIRAAQYLPATPDTVLWGRLPCATDAPALVIESGTDVTIDTISHEGVLEDQGRDPVAFFAGHGVERAAVLDDAVLLAGSFSLRDPRVDGPHLVTGPIHVRGARPGDLLKMTVLEATPRVPYGVISNRHGRGALPGEYPLGDGNVSVFAALEDGPAGRVGTLPLVPGGERSVHFPLRPFLGIMGVAVAGDERPHSVPPGSHGGNIDINLLTVGSALYLPVQVEGALAYVGDPHFAQGDGEVALTAMEASLRVTIRFDVVTQADALAAFGELVGPLAETAEFLVPTGMDADLDEAVRKCVRAAIDLLAARFGMDRTLAYAYLSAATDFNISQVVDLVAGVHARIRVADFDV, translated from the coding sequence ATGCCATTCGACATCCTGCAGCCCGGCACCGGGCCCATCCGCGCCGCGCAGTATCTGCCCGCCACGCCCGACACCGTGTTGTGGGGGCGGCTGCCCTGTGCCACGGATGCGCCGGCACTCGTGATTGAGAGCGGCACCGATGTCACCATCGACACGATCAGCCACGAGGGTGTGCTCGAAGACCAGGGCCGTGACCCGGTGGCCTTCTTCGCCGGGCACGGAGTGGAACGAGCCGCCGTGCTCGACGACGCCGTGCTGCTGGCCGGTTCCTTCAGCCTGCGCGACCCCCGGGTGGACGGGCCGCACCTGGTCACCGGTCCGATCCACGTGCGCGGCGCCCGGCCTGGTGACCTGCTCAAGATGACCGTGCTCGAGGCCACCCCACGGGTGCCGTACGGCGTGATCTCCAACCGGCACGGGCGCGGCGCCCTGCCGGGCGAGTATCCGCTAGGCGACGGCAACGTGAGCGTGTTCGCGGCGCTGGAGGACGGCCCGGCGGGCCGGGTGGGTACCCTGCCGCTCGTGCCGGGTGGGGAACGGAGCGTGCACTTCCCGCTCCGGCCGTTCCTCGGCATCATGGGCGTCGCCGTCGCCGGTGACGAGCGCCCACATTCCGTGCCGCCCGGTTCGCATGGCGGCAACATCGACATCAACCTGCTCACCGTGGGCTCAGCGCTCTACCTGCCGGTTCAGGTGGAGGGCGCGCTGGCCTACGTGGGCGACCCGCACTTCGCCCAGGGCGACGGCGAGGTGGCCCTCACGGCCATGGAGGCGTCGCTGCGGGTGACCATCCGGTTCGACGTGGTGACGCAGGCCGATGCCCTGGCCGCGTTCGGCGAGCTGGTCGGGCCGCTGGCCGAGACGGCCGAGTTCCTGGTGCCCACCGGCATGGACGCCGACCTCGACGAGGCCGTGCGGAAATGCGTGCGCGCGGCGATCGACCTCCTTGCGGCGCGGTTCGGGATGGACCGCACCCTCGCCTACGCGTACCTGAGCGCGGCGACCGACTTCAACATCTCGCAGGTGGTCGACCTGGTCGCCGGCGTGCACGCGCGCATCCGGGTGGCGGACTTCGATGTCTGA